The Burkholderia pyrrocinia genome includes a region encoding these proteins:
- a CDS encoding DUF4148 domain-containing protein: MHTTIAAVLCFVTCFPLAASAGVVDASCAAAVVTNGKARAEVRAELIQAERDGWIPIHSRRQRTYPPDMAQARRNRDVRDAGAGATPSYQASNQQP; encoded by the coding sequence ATGCACACGACAATTGCAGCGGTACTCTGCTTCGTTACGTGCTTTCCATTGGCCGCAAGCGCCGGTGTAGTCGATGCGAGCTGCGCCGCGGCGGTGGTCACGAATGGAAAGGCGCGCGCTGAGGTACGGGCCGAACTCATTCAGGCAGAACGCGACGGCTGGATTCCGATTCACTCGCGCAGGCAGCGGACGTATCCGCCCGACATGGCGCAGGCGCGCCGGAATCGGGATGTCCGTGATGCAGGCGCCGGGGCGACGCCATCCTATCAGGCGTCGAACCAGCAACCTTGA
- a CDS encoding LysE family translocator gives MEFLTLSALPAGMLFALVTSITPGPNNTMLLASGVNFGFRRTMPHLFGISIGVAILMLCVGFGLGEAFKRMPLLYTILEAASVAYLLYLAWRIGTSGEVKAHGAKPRPMTLIEAAAFQWINPKAWMMVLTAATTVRLSADYGMNAAWMAVVFILIGFPCICLWAAFGLGLRRFLSNRRALRIFNVTMAVLLILSLYPLVAHLLPQ, from the coding sequence ATGGAATTCCTCACCCTGAGCGCGTTGCCCGCCGGCATGCTGTTCGCGCTCGTCACGTCGATCACGCCCGGCCCCAACAACACGATGCTGCTCGCGTCCGGCGTCAATTTCGGTTTCCGCCGCACGATGCCGCACCTGTTCGGCATCAGCATCGGCGTCGCGATCCTGATGCTCTGCGTCGGCTTCGGCCTCGGCGAGGCCTTCAAGCGCATGCCGCTGCTGTACACGATCCTCGAAGCCGCGAGCGTCGCGTACCTGCTATACCTCGCCTGGCGCATCGGCACGTCGGGAGAAGTGAAGGCACACGGCGCCAAGCCGCGGCCGATGACGCTCATCGAAGCCGCCGCGTTCCAGTGGATCAACCCGAAGGCATGGATGATGGTGCTGACCGCCGCGACGACGGTCCGCCTGTCCGCCGACTACGGAATGAACGCCGCGTGGATGGCCGTCGTGTTCATCCTGATCGGCTTTCCGTGCATCTGCCTGTGGGCCGCATTCGGCCTCGGCCTGCGACGCTTCCTGTCGAACCGCCGCGCACTGCGCATCTTCAACGTGACGATGGCCGTGCTGCTGATCCTGTCGCTGTATCCGCTCGTCGCGCACCTGCTGCCGCAGTGA